A genomic region of Candidatus Hydrogenedentota bacterium contains the following coding sequences:
- a CDS encoding calcium/sodium antiporter gives MLVYLLLLVGFTILIKGADWLVDGAATFARIVGISDLVIGLTIVAFGTSLPELIVSVMAAARGNTGIAIGNIVGSNIANILIIIGLAAIINPVQASKSTVRKEIPFCMLAAVLVGILPNDTVLDHAAQNYLGRIDGLVLLSFFIVFMYYIFEVIRSESNQRTDAPPTNKSTIRALLKIIAGLTSLVLGGRWVVQGAVAVAEAFNVGEDVIGLTVVAVGTSLPELATSAVAAYRKNSDIAIGNVVGSNIFNVFFVLGMTGILHPIPLDARNNIDILFMILVTLLLFLTMFRGKPRYTVHRVEGIFYLVLYACYLGFQVSRG, from the coding sequence ATGCTTGTATACCTGCTGCTGCTCGTGGGATTTACCATCCTCATTAAGGGGGCCGATTGGCTTGTCGATGGAGCCGCAACCTTTGCGCGCATCGTCGGCATTTCCGACCTGGTCATCGGATTGACCATCGTCGCATTTGGCACATCATTGCCGGAACTCATCGTGAGCGTAATGGCGGCCGCCCGCGGCAACACGGGCATCGCCATCGGCAACATTGTCGGCAGCAATATCGCAAACATCCTGATCATCATTGGCTTGGCCGCTATCATCAATCCCGTGCAGGCCAGCAAGAGCACCGTTCGTAAGGAGATTCCGTTCTGCATGCTGGCGGCGGTTCTTGTCGGAATCCTTCCCAATGACACCGTGCTCGATCACGCTGCACAGAACTACCTGGGCCGAATCGACGGCCTTGTGCTGCTCAGTTTCTTCATTGTGTTCATGTACTACATTTTCGAGGTCATTCGCTCAGAGTCGAATCAACGTACGGACGCGCCGCCCACGAACAAGAGCACTATTCGCGCCCTCTTGAAGATTATCGCCGGACTTACCAGTCTCGTTCTTGGCGGGCGCTGGGTCGTTCAAGGCGCCGTGGCGGTGGCGGAAGCATTCAACGTTGGCGAGGATGTCATTGGGTTGACAGTGGTGGCCGTTGGCACATCATTGCCCGAACTTGCCACCTCGGCAGTGGCCGCCTACCGCAAGAACTCCGATATCGCAATTGGCAACGTCGTAGGTTCGAACATTTTCAATGTGTTTTTTGTATTGGGCATGACCGGCATCCTGCACCCTATTCCGCTGGACGCCCGCAACAACATCGACATCCTGTTCATGATTCTCGTCACCCTGCTGCTGTTTCTCACGATGTTCCGCGGGAAACCGCGATACACGGTGCACCGAGTGGAGGGCATCTTCTATCTCGTCCTGTATGCGTGTTACCTGGGATTCCAGGTGTCGCGCGGATGA